The Arachis ipaensis cultivar K30076 chromosome B07, Araip1.1, whole genome shotgun sequence genome includes a window with the following:
- the LOC107607328 gene encoding uncharacterized protein LOC107607328, with protein MNVITLRSGTKLDKNVAMPTKLSEETNNEEVGDEVEVRRDKNESVDKSEEEPSKVKEPKRKTFLGEPLLIPFPTLAKKNKKQEELDPAMVEVFKKVEVTVPLFQAIQQVPKYAKFLKDVYTHKDKLGNLNKMPVDDSISSLLPEKCNDPGPCLVTCLIGGMKFMDYMCDLGASVSIMPLPIYERLNLSPLKRSGARFVLAYKSIVSVVGIAENVLVNIQGLFFLVDFQISETPPIDSNKPSSILLGRPFLKTARFKLDAHSGVYSFELDGKLVQFTLEESNKPVLEAYSIFGCDIIEDQVIEDGKEQEEEDVAKKMRKKGKAPVTAPVEQTTARFPDISWDRQGDKPNTLVNRRAGSQYKAIEKRTIHWERPLKVPSQYKATIHQRIASLH; from the exons ATGAATGTCATTACCCTTAGGAGCGGCACTAAACTGGATAAGAATGTTGCTATGCCTACAAAGTTGAGTGAGGAGACAAACAACGAAGAAGTAGGAGATGAAGTGGAGGTGAGGAGGGATAAAAATGAAAGTGTTGACAAAAGCGAGGAAGAACCATCCAAGGTGAAAGAGCCCAAGAGAAAGACTTTTCTTGGAGAGCCCTTGCTCATTCCATTCCCAACTTTAGCCAAGAAGAACAAGAAACAAGAAGAGCTTGACCCCGCTATGGTGGAAGTTTTTAAGAAGGTTGAAGTCACCGTCCCCCTCTTCCAAGCCATTCAACAAGTACCCAAATATGCCAAGTTCCTTAAAGATGTTTACACTCACAAAGACAAACTTGGCAACCTTAACAAAATGCCGGTAGATGATTCTATCTCTTCTTTACTTCCTGAAAAATGTAATGATCCCGGCCCATGTTTGGTCACTTGCTTGATTGGTGGGATGAAATTCATGGACTATATGTGTGATCTGGGGGCGTCCGTAAGCATTATGCCACTCCCCATCTATGAAAGATTGAATTTGTCACCCCTAAAGAGGTCCGGGGCGAGGTTTGTGCTAGCCTATAAAAGTATTGTGTCAGTTGTGGGGATTGCAGAGAATGTGCTAGTTAATATTCAAGGATTGTTCTTTTTAGTTGATTTTCAAATTTCGGAGACCCCTCCCATTGACTCTAACAAGCCATCATCCATActccttggaaggccattcttaAAGACGGCCCGATTCAAGCTAGATGCACATTCGGGAGTCTATTCTTTCGAGTTGGATGGCAAGTTAGTCCAGTTCACTTTGGAGGAGTCCAACAAGCCCGTTCTTGAAGCTTATTCTATTTTTGGGTGTGACATCATTGAAGATCAAGTGATTGAGGATGGCAAGGAGCAAGAAGAAGAGGATGTTGCCaagaa GATGAGGAAGAAGGGTAAGGCACCGGTTACTGCGCCGGTTGAGCAAACTACCGCTCGCTTTCCTGATATTTCGTGGGATCGCCAAGGGGATAAACCGAACACCTTGGTTAACCGAAGAGCCGGCTCTCAATACAAGGCTATTGAGAAGCGTACAATCCATTGGGAGCGGCCATTGAAGGTTCCAAGCCAATACAAGGCGACTATTCACCAAAGGATTGCCTCGCTTCATTAG